The genomic interval CAGCTTTTCTATGCCACGGGCGTGCGCCTGGGCGAGTTGGCCGCTCTGGATGTGGATGACGTGGACTTTGCCAATGGGGTGATCAAGGTCATGGGCAAGGGAGCAAAAGAGCGGGTGATACCCCTTGGATCGGCCACTGCCGAGCTGCTGCGTCACTACCTGCAACGTCGGGGCGAGCTCGTCCGGGAGGGGCTGCCGCGCTGCGCGGCGCTCTTTCTCAACGCCCGCGGCGAACGATACTCCAGGAGCGGTATCGCGCGGACCGTGCGGCGGTACCTCGGCCAGGTGTCAGAAAGCGGTGCGCGCAATCCGCATGTGCTCCGCCATTCATTTGCCACCCATCTTTTGGATGCCGGGGCAGACCTGTTGGCGGTCAAGGAGCTGCTGGGCCATTCGCGCCTGTCTACGACGCAGGTGTACACGCACGTCTCGGCCGAGAGGATGAAGAGCATCTACCGTCAGGCGCATCCCCGAGCCGAGCGGTGCGAGCGGGAGTAGACGCAGATGGCTGACATTCACCAGCGCCTGGGGGAGCGAGGAGCCGCAGACAGGAGCAACGGGGGCGCGCTTCGTCCTTGGCCTATGGCTTCGGACCCACGGGCCCGCTGCGCGACGTATTGTTGGCTTTCTGGAGTCAGGTGGTGCAAGAGACCGGGATGAGTCTGGACCAGTGAACCTGGACGGGCGGTGTTTTTGGGTGAGTTTTCGTGCGCTTTGAGGCTATGGTGAAGGCAGTACCTCCGTTAATCTCAAACCATGGGAGGAGCCTATGAGAATCAACATCACTGCGCGGCACTTCAACGCGTCGGATCGTCTGAAGCAGTACACGGAGAAGGAGGTGAGGCGCCTCAAGCGGTATTATGATGGCATCCTCAACTGCGATGTCATCCTGGATTGGGAGAAACAGGCACAAGTGGCGGAGATTGTCCTCCATG from Calditrichota bacterium carries:
- a CDS encoding tyrosine recombinase, with translation MTDDLRTLAMQFARYLQQVRHYSPHSVAAYRTDLAQFCDFVGEMLDGATPSVHQVERGFFRAYMGRLARRGYSPRSVGRKLAALRVFFRYLVEQQILPANPTVGLRAPRADKRIPKHLPVKAVLNALDLPEEDNPQGLRDRAILQLFYATGVRLGELAALDVDDVDFANGVIKVMGKGAKERVIPLGSATAELLRHYLQRRGELVREGLPRCAALFLNARGERYSRSGIARTVRRYLGQVSESGARNPHVLRHSFATHLLDAGADLLAVKELLGHSRLSTTQVYTHVSAERMKSIYRQAHPRAERCERE
- the raiA gene encoding ribosome-associated translation inhibitor RaiA, translated to MRINITARHFNASDRLKQYTEKEVRRLKRYYDGILNCDVILDWEKQAQVAEIVLHVYGTKLTVREKSEDMYKSINLAVDKLERQLKKYKGKLHTFDNTRARDLIAE